Below is a genomic region from Sphingomonas sp. KR3-1.
GCGCTCGGCCTCGAGCTCGCCGCAGCACAGGATCACCTTGAGCCCGTGGCGATGCGCCGCGGCGGCTTTCATATAGGCGTCGTGGCTGGTCTCGTGCTGGTCGCCGCGGCGCTCGCTATGGCCGACGATGGCGAGGGTCGCTCCCGCCTCGACCAGCATCGGCGCCGAGATGCAGCCGGTATGCGCGCCCTTGTCGGCCTCGTGCAGGTCCTGCGCGCCGATCGGCAGCGCGCCGGCAACGCCCGTGGCGGCGTGGATCAGCGTGAAGGGCACGCAGAGCGCGGCATCGACCGAGGGGTTCGCCGCCGCCGCCGTCGCGATCGCCTCGATCTCCGGCAGCTGCGCGCGCAGCCCGTGCATCTTCCAGTTCCCCACCACCAGCTTGCGCCGCATCACCCAACCTCGTCGTTATTTTGTTTCAACAGCCGATAGCAGCCGCGCGCGTTCGCACAAGCTTGTCGGGGGCGAACGAGAGCCCTAAAGCACGCCCAAACAATCTCGAACGATCGGCCCTTCATGCTCAGCTTCTTCCGCAATTTCACCAAGTCGCGCTACGGCCTGATCGCGGTGTTCGTGTTCCTTGGCCTCATCGCCATCGCCTTCGCCGCGGGCGACGTGACCGGCATCCGCAACATGGCCAGCGGCGCGGGCAGCAGCACGCTCGCCACGGTGGGCGGCCGCAAGATCAGCGACACCGAAGTGAAGGACCGGATCGACCGCTTCATCCGCAACATGCAGCAGCAGGGCCAGGCGGTGACGATGGAGCAGTTCCTGGCGCAGGGGGGGCTCGAGATCGCGATCGACGAGATGGTGAACCAGGCCGCGCTGGTCGAGTTCGCGCAGAAGTCGGGCATGCAGGTGTCGAAGAAGCTGATCGACACCGATATCGCCAGCAACCCGAGCTTTTCCGGGATCGACGGCAAGTTCAGCCAGCAGACCTTCGAGAAGTTGCTCGCCGACAATCGCCTGTCGCCCGCGGTGTTCCGCGACAGCATGATCCAGGAGCGCTACGGCAACTGGCTGATCAACCGCGCGACGATCGGCAACGACCTGCCCAACGGCGTGATCGCGCCCTATGCCTCGCTGCTGCTCGAGCGCCGCACCGGCATCGTCGGCCTGGTCAACACCGCGCAGATGGACCCGGGCCCCGATCCCGACGACAAGACGCTGAACGCCTATTATATCAGCCACCGCGCCCGCTACCTGGTGCCGCCGCGTCGCGTGGTCCGCTATGCCAGCGTGACGACCGACCAGATCCGCGCGCAGCAGACCGCGAGCGAGGCCGAGATCGCCGATGCCTATGCCAAGGCCGGCAAGCGCTATGCCGCGACCGAGAAGCGCAGCGTGCGCCAGCTCGTCGTGCTCGACCAGGCGACCGCGAACAAGATCGCCGGCGAAGTGAAGGGCGGCAAGCCGCTCGCCGACGCCGCCAAGGCCGCCGGGCTCGAGCCGACCAATTTCGACGGCATCGAGAAGGCGGAACTCACCCGCCAGACCAACGCCACCGTCGCCGATGCCGCCTTCGGCGCGGCGCAGGGTGCAGTGACCGGCCCGATCAAGTCGGCGCTCGGCTATCACATCCTGGTGGTCGAGAAGATCGAGAAGATCGCCGCCAAGACCCTCGCCCAGGCGCATGAGGAGCTCGCCACCGAGATCACCCAGCGCAAGACCGCGCAGGCGCTGGCCGACATCCGCCAGAAGATCGAGGACGGCATCGGCGAGGGCAAGAACTTCGCCGAGCTGCTCGCCGACACCAAGCTCACCGCCCAGGTGACCCCGGCGCTCGCCGCCGACGGCACCGATCCGGACAATGCCGCCTACAAGCCCGATGCCGCGACCACCGCGATCATGCATGGCGGCTTCACCTTCGAGAATCCGGGCGACGAGCCGCAGGTCGTGCAGACCTCGCCCGAGGGCGGCTTTGCGATCCTGTCGCTCGACAAGGCCGTGCCGGCCGCGCCTCGCGCGCTCGCCAGCATCCGCGACAAGGTGAAGAGCGACTATCTGGTCGACAAGGCGCTGGAGAAGGCCAAGGCCGCCGCCACCGCCGTGGTCGCCGCGATCGACAAGGGCGTGCCGATGGAGAAGGCCTTTGCCGATGCCGGCGCCAAGGGTCCGCCGGCCAAGCCGTTCGACTTCAAGCGCCAGGAAATCGCGCAGAAGGAGAACTTCATCAAGATGGCCTTCACCATGCAGCCGAAGAAGGCGCGCATGCTCGAGGCGCCCGATCGCAAGGGCTTCTATGTCGTCTATCTCGACATGGTGGAGCCGCATGACGCCTCGGGCGATGCGAACGCCATGGCCGGCATGCGCAGCGCGCTCCAGCAGCAGGTCGGCGCCGAATATGCCCGCCAGTTCATCCGCGCGATCCGCAACGACGTGAAGGTCACCCGCAACGAGGCGGCGATCGCCCGCCTGCGTGCCGACCTGACCCGCCAGGGCGTCCGCTAAGGACGTGCCACACGGCATCGAGGGGATCGACGCCGCCCGCGCGGCGCTGGCCGCGGGGCGGCCGGCGCTGCTCTGGCGCCGCCAGATCGCGGACACCGAGACGCCGGTCGCCGCCGCATTGAAGCTGATCGAGCCGGGCCGCGGCGATTTCCTGCTCGAATCGGTCGAGGGCGGATCGGTGCGCGGGCGCCATAGCCTGATCGGATTGGCGCCCGACCTGGTGTTCCGCGCGACCGGCAACGAAGCCGCGATCAACGCGGAATGGCTGTCCAGCCGCGACGCTTTCAAGCCCTGCGCCGAGCCCGCGCTCGACGCGCTTCGGGCGCTCGCCGCGCGTTGCCGCACCGAAGTGCCGCCCGAGCTACCGCGCGCGCTCGCCTGCCTGGTCGGCTATTTCAGCTATGAGACCGTCGGCCTGGTCGAGAAGCTGCCCCGCCCGCCCGAGAACCCGATCGGCGTGCCCGACATGATGTTCGTGCGGCCGACGGTGGTGCTGGTGTTCGACCGGCTGGCCGATGCGCTGTTCCTCGTCGCGCCGGTGTGGCCGGACGGCGATGTCGACCTGTCCGCCGAGCGGATCGAGGCGGTCGCCGCGCAGCTCGCCAGCGCCGCCCTGCCCGCGCCGGTGCGCGCCGAGCCCGCGGACGTGCAGCTCACGCCCGTGCTGCGACCCGGGCGCTATGCCGAGATGGTCGCGGGCGCGAAGGAATATATCGCCGCCGGCGACATCTTCCAGGTGGTGCTCGCCCAGCGCTTCACCACCCTGTTCGCGCTGCCGCCGTTCGAGCTCTACCGGGCGCTGCGGCGGATCAACCCCTCGCCCTTCCTCTATCATCTCGACCTGCCGGGCTTCGCGCTGACCGGCTCGAGCCCCGAGATCCTGGTGCGGGTGCGCGACAACGAGGTCACGATCCGCCCGATCGCCGGCACGCGCCCGCGCGGCAAGACCGCGGCGGAGGACGAGGAGAACCGCGCCAGCCTGCTCGCCGATCCCAAGGAGTGCGCCGAGCATCTGATGCTGCTCGATCTCGGCCGCAACGATGTCGGTCGCGTCGCAGAGGCAGGCAGCGTCAAGGTGACCGACAGCTACACGGTCGAGTTCTACAGCCACGTCATGCATATCGTCTCGAACGTGGTCGGCAAGCTCGCGCCGGGCAAGGACGCGCTCGACGCGCTGTTCGCCGGCTTCCCGGCTGGCACGGTGAGCGGCGCGCCCAAGGTCCGCGCCTGCGAGATCATCGCCGAGCTCGAGCAGGAAACGCGCGGACCTTATGCAGGCGGTGTCGGCTATTTCTCGCCGGACGGCTCGATGGACAGCTGCATCGTGCTGCGCACCGCGCTGGTGAAGGACGGCGTCATGCACGTCCAAGCCGGTGCGGGGATCGTCGCGGACAGCGTGCCCGAATATGAGCAGCGCGAGTGCGAAGCCAAGGCGGGCGCCCTGTTCGCAGCCGCGCGCGAGGCGGTGAAGCAGGCTGGCGAGGCCGGGTTCGGGCAGTAAAAATCCCTCTCCCTTCGGGAGAGGGAGGGAGCCGCCGAAGGCGGCGGAAGGGTGAGGGTCGAACGGCGTTGTCGACCCTCACCCTTCCCACTCGCTACGCTCGCGGGCCCCTTCCCGCTCCCAAAGGGAGCGGGAGTTCAGCGATCAAGGAACCTGCGCGGCCTTGGCCTTGGCGTCCAGCCGCTCCTGATACCATTCGCGGATCATCGCGCGGGTGCAGCCGGTCTGGCCGCCCGAGCCCACCGGCGAGCAGCTGTTCGGCAGCCCGGCGCGGTTGACTTCCTCGACCATCTCCACCCGGTTGGTCCAGGCCTGCGAGCCGGCGTCGTCCTTGCGCTGGTTCCGGAATTCCTTGGGGATGCGATAGGGCGAGTCGCCGGCATTGGCGCACACCACGATCTCGTTCTCATTCTCCGCCTTGGGGCATTCTTCCTTGCCGTAGAGCAGGATCGAGCGCACGCGCTGGGGCGGGCCGCTCTTGTCGGCATCCTGGGTCTTCTTGCTGTCCTGCGCCATGGCAGGGCCCGCCAACAACGCGGCGGCGACAAGCAAACGAACGATCATGCACACTCCTTCTGGCGTAAAACGCCCCTCGACCGCCGAGGTGCCCGCCTACTGTGGCAAGCCCAAGGCACGCGCACGGGTTGCGCCCGCCTCTTTTCCCCCTAAGTGCCACCGCATGATCCGGCCGACCGCCCTAGCCGGCGCCCTCCTGCTGCTCGCCGCCTGCGCCTCCAAGGGAGGCGTCGACGATGCGTGCCAGGACCTGGTCTTCGAGGGCACGCGCTTCACCGTCTGCCGCGCCGACCCGCAGAAGCACGACCTGTTGCTGGTCGACAAGGGCGCGGACGGCCGCCCGATGCGCGATTTCACCGGTCTCGAGCCCCGGCTGGGCGAGCGCTATCCGCGCATCGCCTTTGCGATGAACGCCGGCATGTTCGACGCCACCGGGCTGCCGATCGGCTATTATGTCGAGGACGGCGCCGAGCAGAAGCCGCTCAACCGGCGCCCCGGACCGGGCAATTTCCACATGCAGCCCAACGGCGTGTTCTGGGGCGATGCCAAGGGCTGGCACGTCGCCACCACCGATGATTTCGCCGCGCACAAGCCCGATCATGTCCGCTTCGCCACCCAGTCCGGGCCGATGCTGCTGATCGACGGCCAGCTCCATCCCAAGCTCGCCGACAACGGCACCTCGCTCCAGGTCCGCAATGCCGTCGGCGTCGGGCTGAACGGCAGCGCCTGGTTCGCAATCAGCGACGAACCGGTGTCGTTCGGCCGCTTCGCCCGGCTGTTCCGCGACAAGCTTGCCGCACCCGATGCGCTGTACCTCGACGGCGCCGTCTCGCGGCTGTGGAACCCGGTTTCGAAGCGGATGGACGGCGGATCGCCGATCGGGCCGATTGTCGTAGCGCTTCAGACACGGTAGCGCGGTCCGCATGATCCTCGTCATCGACAATTACGACAGCTTCACCTGGAACTTGGTCCACTATCTGATGGAGCTCGGCACCGAAGTGCAGGTGGTGCGCAACGATGCGCTGACCGCGCGCGACGCCGTTGCCAGCAACGCGCAGGCCTTCCTGATCTCGCCGGGGCCGTGCACGCCCAACGAAGCGGGGATCAGCCTCGATCTCGTCGCCGCCTGCGCCGATCTCGGCAAGCCGCTGCTCGGCGTGTGCCTGGGCCACCAGGCGATCGGCCAGCATTTCGGAGGCTCGGTGGTCCGCGGCGGGCTGATGCACGGCAAGACCAGCCCGGTCACGCATGACGGCACCGGCCTGTTCGAAGGCCTGCCCTCGCCCTTCATCGCGACGCGCTATCACTCGCTGATCGTCACCGACATCCCCGACGACCTGGTGGTCAACGCCACCGCCGACGACGCGCATGTGATGGGCTTCCGTCACCGCGAGCTACCGATCCACGGCGTGCAGTTCCACCCGGAGAGCATCGCCACCGAGCATGGCCATGCGATGCTGGCGAACTTCCTGAAGCTGGCGGGGATCGAGGCGCACGCGATCGCCTGAGCGCTCAGCGGGGATGCGCTTCGTCGTCATCCTCGTGATGGGTGCCGAGCCCGGCGCCCATTCCCATGCCCATCGCACCGCCCATGCCGGCGCTGCCACCGCCTTCGCCCTTGCCGCCGCCCTGGCGGGCATCGTCGCCCTTGCTGCGCCCGCCGCCGGCGCCTGACGGCCGCGTCGGCCCCTGAAGCGGGATATCCAGGCCCTTGGGCACCGGATCGAGATCGAGCGCCTTGCGGATGAAGTCGCGCAGCGAGACCACCAGCGCATGCGTGTGCACCGGACGCCCGGCGACCAGCTCGCGCGCGGCCTGCTCGGCGAGGCGCACCTGCTCCGCGGTGCCGAGCAGGATCACGTCCGAAAGCGCCGCCTCGACGGCATCGCGAATCCGGCGCGGGCGATCCGAGCTCTCCGCCCTGCCGCCCGCTTCGACCAGGTCGCGAAAATGGCGCGGGTCGACGGTCAGGTCTCCGGTGAACGATCCGCCCAGCGTGCGATAGGCGGCGATCAGCGTGCGGAGGCGCTCGTTGATCTGCCGATTCATGCTTTCGCGGCGGCGCTGCACGGTGAGCATCATCGCCAGCCGGATGCCGACGCCGATCAAGGTAACCAGCGCGAGCCCGACCAGGGTCGCCGTGACGCTCTGCCAGGAGCTGAAATCCACATTGCGCATCGCCCTGCAACGCGTGGAGCGCGCAGGATTTCCCGCCCAAAGTTGCGACAATTTCACGCACCCGGCGACATAGCGGCGCGACATGGCGGCGCCATTGTCTCCAGCATCGGCCCGATCCCGGGCGATATGGAGAGTGCAATGAACCACAAGCTGCAGCTCGTCGGCGCGACGCTGGCCGGCGTGCTCGTCACCGTCGCGGCGGGCGGCATCGCCGTTGCCAGCATGGGTGGCGACCGGGGCATGGGCCCCTTCGCCCGCGCCGATGCCAATGGCGACGGCGTGATTACCCGCGCCGAATGGATCGCGGCGGCGAACGCCCGCTTCGACAAGTTCGATGCCAACAAGGACGGCAAGCTGATCGTCGGCGAGATCCCGCCCCCGCCACGCCACCACGGCCGCCACCACGGCCCGCGCTTCGATGGGCCGGAGGATGGTCCGGACGATGCGGCCCCCGCACCGGCTGCCTCCGCACCCGCGGCGGCGCAGCCGGGGAATGCGAACTAAATTCCCTCTCCCTCTGGTGCATCGGAGGCGGCGGAAGGGTGAGGGTCTGCGCTTGTCCCGCGTGACCCTCACCCTGCTTCGCTACGCTCGACCACCCTCCCCCAAAGGCAAAGGGTTGAAGCGGCGCGACAACCCGCTAGCCTCGGCGCATGACCTTCTTCGAGAGCTTCGTGGCGCTCCTCGCCCTGGCGGTGCTGCTGCTGCAGGTCTCGCGGCGCACGCCGATCCCCTATCCGACGATGCTCGCCGCCGCCGGCGTGATCGTCGCCACCATTCCCGGCAGCCCCGATATCGCGCTCGACGGGCATACCGCGATGGCGCTGTTCATCGCGCCGGTGCTGCTCGACGCCGCGTTCGACTTCCCCCTCGCCGCCATTCGCCGGCTGTGGCGCCCGCTGGTCGCGCTCGCCGTCTTCGCGGTGCTGGTGACCACCGGCGTGGTCGCCTGGATCGGCTGGCAGTTCGCCGGCCTGCCGATCGCGGCGGCCATTGCCCTGGGTGCGATCGTCGCTCCGCCCGACGCTGCCGCGGCCACCTCGATCCTCCAGTCCGCCAGCCTGCCCCGCCGCACCGTCCAGATCCTCACCGGCGAGAGCCTGCTCAACGATGCCACCGCGTTGCTCCTCTTCGGTGCCGCGGTGGCGGTGCAGAGCCATGGCGGGATCGATGCCGGCGTCGCCACGCGGCTGAGCCTTGCCGTGCCCGGCGGCATCCTGCTCGGCCTCGCCTGCGGCTGGCTGATGGGCAAGCTGATGCCGTTCACCCGCGGATCGTTCGGCGGCAACCTGTTCGAGTTCGTCAACACCTGGATCGCCTGGATCATCGCCGAGCGGCTGGGCCTCTCGGCCGTGCTCTGCGTGGTCGCCTGCGCGATGTACGTCGCCAATTCGCCGAGCGTGCCGATCAGCGCGCGCAACCGCGTCCAGTCCTTCGCGGTGTGGGGCGTGGCGGTGTTCGTGCTCAACGTCGTCGCCTTCCTGCTGATGGGCATGCAGGCGCGCCAGATCGTAGCGGGAATGAGCCCGGAGCGGCTGCGCGAGGCGGCGGGGTTCGCCGGGCTGGTGGTGCTCGGGGTGATCGTCGCGCGAATCGCCTGGTCGCTCAGCTACAATCTGCTGGTCCGCACCTTCCCGATGATACGCGGCAACCTGCCGCCGCCCAGCTTCGCCCAGAGCCTCGTCGTCGGCTGGTGCGGGATGCGCGGGCTGGTCACCGTCGCGACCGCCTTCGCCTTGCCGCGCGACTTCCCCCAGCGCGACCTGATCGTGCTTTCCGCCTTCGCCGTGGTGCTGGCGACGCTGGTGCTCCAGGGCCTCACGCTCGCGCCGCTGATCAAGCTGCTCGGGCTTGCCGGCAAGGGCGATGGCGAGGAGGTGCTGAACCAGGCCCGTCGCGCGCTGGCCGAAGCCGCGCTCGCGGCGCTGTCCCGACGAGCAGGGCCGCATCGCCGACGAGACCCGCCGCCAGTTCGAGATCGACCGCAACGGCGCCGACAATGTCTGCCCCGAATTCGATGCCCGCCAGCGCCTGAGGCTCTGCGCGATCGCCGCCCAGCGGGCGCGGCTCGATGCACTGCTCGACGACGACACGATCGGCCAGGATCTCTACGAGCAGCTCCAGGAGGAACTCGACTGGCGCGAACTCTCGATCAGCCCCGAGGGGCGGCACCTGATCGAAGCGGGCTAAAGCAGGATTTGCTCGACTTCGCATAATGCGAAGCGCGATAGAGCCCGCGTGACGACCTTTACCCTCCTTCCCGATCCCGCATCGCCGCTCGCCCGCGAGTCCGCGGCGCAGGCCTTTGCCGACATTCTCGACGGCACTGCCCCCGAGCCCGAGATCGAGCGCTTCCTGATCGCGCTTTCCGAGCGCGGCGAGACCAGCGTCGAGATCGCCGAGGCCGCGCGGGCGATGCGCGCGCGGCTGATCCCGATCACCGCTCCCGAAGGCGCGATCGACGTGTGCGGCACCGGCGGCGACGGCCACCATACGCTCAACGTCTCGACCGCGGTGAGCCTGGTCGTCGCGGCGGCCGGCGTGCCCGTCGCCAAGCACGGCAACCGCGCCGCCTCGTCCAAGTCGGGCGCGGCCGACACGCTGGAGGCGCTCGGCCTCGATCTCGACCGCGCCGGCGCACGCGCGGAGGAATCGCTCCACGAACTCGGCATCGCCTTCCTCTTCGCCCAGGCGCACCACCCCTCGATGGCGCGCATCGGGCCGCTGCGCCGCCGGATCGGCCGCCGCACGATCTTCAACCTGATGGGCCCGCTGGCGAATCCCGCGCACGTCACCCGCCAGCTGATCGGCATCGCCCGCCCCGACTATGCCCCGATCTACGCCGAGGCGCTCGAGCAATTGGGCGTCGAGGCCGCGGCGATCGTCTCCGGCGAGGAAGGGCTGGACGAGCTCTCCACCGAGCATGCCAGCGTCGTCGTCAGCATCGGCAGCTCGGGGCTCCCGTCGCGGATCACGCCCGAGGATGCCGGGCTCCCGCGCCACCCGCTCAGCGCGATCCGCGGCGGCGGCCCGGAATACAACGCCCTCGCCCTGCGCCGCCTGCTCCAGGGCGAGCAAAGCCCCTATCGCGACGCGGTGCTGCTCAACGCCGCCGCCGCCTTGGTGATCGCCGGCGAGGCGAGCGACCTGCGCGAAGGCGCCGAGGAAGCCGCCGAGACGATCGACAAGGGCCTTGCCAACGCGCTGCTCGACTGCTGGATCGCCTTTTGATGTCCACGATCCTCGACACCATCATCGTCACCAAGCACCGCGAAGTCGCCGAGCGCCGCGCCGCCGTGCCGCTTTCGGACCTGCACGGCCAGGCGCTCGCCCGCACGCCGCCGCGCGGCTTCAAGGCTGCGCTCGATGCCAAGGCGGCGACCGGCTACGGCCTGATCGCCGAGATCAAGAAGGCCAGCCCGTCCAAGGGCCTGATCCGCGCCGATTTCGATCCGCCGGCGCACGCCCGCGCCTATCAGGCCGGCGGTGCCGCCTGCCTCTCGGTGCTGACCGACCAGGAATATTTCCAGGGGCATGAGGAGTATCTGATCGCCGCGCGCGCCGCCTGCGACCTGCCGGTGATCCGCAAGGACTTCATGGTCGACCCCTGGCAGGCGTTCGAATCGCGCGCGATCGGGGCCGATGCGATCCTGATCATCGTTGCCGCGCTCGACGACGGCCAGATGGCCGAGATCGAGGACGCCGCGATCGGGCTCGGCATGAACGTGCTGGTCGAGGTGCACGACGCCGACGAGCTCGAGCGCGCGCTCAAGCTGCGCTCGCGGCTG
It encodes:
- the trpE gene encoding anthranilate synthase component I, with translation MEGIDAARAALAAGRPALLWRRQIADTETPVAAALKLIEPGRGDFLLESVEGGSVRGRHSLIGLAPDLVFRATGNEAAINAEWLSSRDAFKPCAEPALDALRALAARCRTEVPPELPRALACLVGYFSYETVGLVEKLPRPPENPIGVPDMMFVRPTVVLVFDRLADALFLVAPVWPDGDVDLSAERIEAVAAQLASAALPAPVRAEPADVQLTPVLRPGRYAEMVAGAKEYIAAGDIFQVVLAQRFTTLFALPPFELYRALRRINPSPFLYHLDLPGFALTGSSPEILVRVRDNEVTIRPIAGTRPRGKTAAEDEENRASLLADPKECAEHLMLLDLGRNDVGRVAEAGSVKVTDSYTVEFYSHVMHIVSNVVGKLAPGKDALDALFAGFPAGTVSGAPKVRACEIIAELEQETRGPYAGGVGYFSPDGSMDSCIVLRTALVKDGVMHVQAGAGIVADSVPEYEQRECEAKAGALFAAAREAVKQAGEAGFGQ
- the trpD gene encoding anthranilate phosphoribosyltransferase; its protein translation is MTTFTLLPDPASPLARESAAQAFADILDGTAPEPEIERFLIALSERGETSVEIAEAARAMRARLIPITAPEGAIDVCGTGGDGHHTLNVSTAVSLVVAAAGVPVAKHGNRAASSKSGAADTLEALGLDLDRAGARAEESLHELGIAFLFAQAHHPSMARIGPLRRRIGRRTIFNLMGPLANPAHVTRQLIGIARPDYAPIYAEALEQLGVEAAAIVSGEEGLDELSTEHASVVVSIGSSGLPSRITPEDAGLPRHPLSAIRGGGPEYNALALRRLLQGEQSPYRDAVLLNAAAALVIAGEASDLREGAEEAAETIDKGLANALLDCWIAF
- the trpC gene encoding indole-3-glycerol phosphate synthase TrpC, with translation MSTILDTIIVTKHREVAERRAAVPLSDLHGQALARTPPRGFKAALDAKAATGYGLIAEIKKASPSKGLIRADFDPPAHARAYQAGGAACLSVLTDQEYFQGHEEYLIAARAACDLPVIRKDFMVDPWQAFESRAIGADAILIIVAALDDGQMAEIEDAAIGLGMNVLVEVHDADELERALKLRSRLIGVNNRNLKTFEVDLQKTYDLVRHAPADCTFVAESGLNSRADLDAMAAHDIRCFLVGESLMRQDDVEAATRALVG
- the tpiA gene encoding triose-phosphate isomerase — protein: MMRRKLVVGNWKMHGLRAQLPEIEAIATAAAANPSVDAALCVPFTLIHAATGVAGALPIGAQDLHEADKGAHTGCISAPMLVEAGATLAIVGHSERRGDQHETSHDAYMKAAAAHRHGLKVILCCGELEAERAAGRAERIVQSQIEKSLPDDADPSWLTLAYEPRWAIGTGKTPTPDEIASMHAIIRAKLRMMIGDEKADAVRILYGGSVTGANAAQILALDDVDGALVGGASLTAEKFVPIIEGAASVS
- a CDS encoding cation:proton antiporter encodes the protein MTFFESFVALLALAVLLLQVSRRTPIPYPTMLAAAGVIVATIPGSPDIALDGHTAMALFIAPVLLDAAFDFPLAAIRRLWRPLVALAVFAVLVTTGVVAWIGWQFAGLPIAAAIALGAIVAPPDAAAATSILQSASLPRRTVQILTGESLLNDATALLLFGAAVAVQSHGGIDAGVATRLSLAVPGGILLGLACGWLMGKLMPFTRGSFGGNLFEFVNTWIAWIIAERLGLSAVLCVVACAMYVANSPSVPISARNRVQSFAVWGVAVFVLNVVAFLLMGMQARQIVAGMSPERLREAAGFAGLVVLGVIVARIAWSLSYNLLVRTFPMIRGNLPPPSFAQSLVVGWCGMRGLVTVATAFALPRDFPQRDLIVLSAFAVVLATLVLQGLTLAPLIKLLGLAGKGDGEEVLNQARRALAEAALAALSRRAGPHRRRDPPPVRDRPQRRRQCLPRIRCPPAPEALRDRRPAGAARCTARRRHDRPGSLRAAPGGTRLARTLDQPRGAAPDRSGLKQDLLDFA
- a CDS encoding SurA N-terminal domain-containing protein, which gives rise to MLSFFRNFTKSRYGLIAVFVFLGLIAIAFAAGDVTGIRNMASGAGSSTLATVGGRKISDTEVKDRIDRFIRNMQQQGQAVTMEQFLAQGGLEIAIDEMVNQAALVEFAQKSGMQVSKKLIDTDIASNPSFSGIDGKFSQQTFEKLLADNRLSPAVFRDSMIQERYGNWLINRATIGNDLPNGVIAPYASLLLERRTGIVGLVNTAQMDPGPDPDDKTLNAYYISHRARYLVPPRRVVRYASVTTDQIRAQQTASEAEIADAYAKAGKRYAATEKRSVRQLVVLDQATANKIAGEVKGGKPLADAAKAAGLEPTNFDGIEKAELTRQTNATVADAAFGAAQGAVTGPIKSALGYHILVVEKIEKIAAKTLAQAHEELATEITQRKTAQALADIRQKIEDGIGEGKNFAELLADTKLTAQVTPALAADGTDPDNAAYKPDAATTAIMHGGFTFENPGDEPQVVQTSPEGGFAILSLDKAVPAAPRALASIRDKVKSDYLVDKALEKAKAAATAVVAAIDKGVPMEKAFADAGAKGPPAKPFDFKRQEIAQKENFIKMAFTMQPKKARMLEAPDRKGFYVVYLDMVEPHDASGDANAMAGMRSALQQQVGAEYARQFIRAIRNDVKVTRNEAAIARLRADLTRQGVR
- a CDS encoding phosphodiester glycosidase family protein, encoding MIRPTALAGALLLLAACASKGGVDDACQDLVFEGTRFTVCRADPQKHDLLLVDKGADGRPMRDFTGLEPRLGERYPRIAFAMNAGMFDATGLPIGYYVEDGAEQKPLNRRPGPGNFHMQPNGVFWGDAKGWHVATTDDFAAHKPDHVRFATQSGPMLLIDGQLHPKLADNGTSLQVRNAVGVGLNGSAWFAISDEPVSFGRFARLFRDKLAAPDALYLDGAVSRLWNPVSKRMDGGSPIGPIVVALQTR
- a CDS encoding aminodeoxychorismate/anthranilate synthase component II, with the protein product MILVIDNYDSFTWNLVHYLMELGTEVQVVRNDALTARDAVASNAQAFLISPGPCTPNEAGISLDLVAACADLGKPLLGVCLGHQAIGQHFGGSVVRGGLMHGKTSPVTHDGTGLFEGLPSPFIATRYHSLIVTDIPDDLVVNATADDAHVMGFRHRELPIHGVQFHPESIATEHGHAMLANFLKLAGIEAHAIA